A portion of the Stigmatella aurantiaca DW4/3-1 genome contains these proteins:
- a CDS encoding cytochrome P450 yields MTPQRVNILSPEFRADPHSGYAQLRRDTPVVQVEPAGFWAISRYDDVAFVIKNPQLFSSEGFKAAWQPAWVGYNPLANSMIATDGAGHARMRTLVSRAFNASAIQRLEARIRKLAHRLADELAQKGEADFVSQFAMPLPTFVIGELLGLDISLHHRFKGWSDDIASVTPEPLSPEYAQRTLTAISDATRYITEVIEARRHSPAEDLVSDLVRAEVDGQSLTTREIVDFLILLLIAGLETTVHLLANSLLFLAERPEESERLRADPTLIPRFIEEMLRYDSPVQSLVRIVTSDVTVAGVTIPKGEVVLAIIASANRDERQYPEPDRFDLHREQSSISFGYGAHYCIGAQLARMEARCGLEALLSRFSRFQRTSAELTWSQAITVRGPHALPLRFTPA; encoded by the coding sequence GTGACCCCTCAACGCGTGAACATCCTGTCTCCCGAGTTCCGAGCCGATCCCCATTCTGGCTATGCCCAGCTTCGCCGCGACACCCCTGTCGTCCAGGTAGAGCCCGCAGGGTTCTGGGCCATCTCCCGCTATGACGACGTGGCCTTCGTCATCAAGAACCCCCAGCTGTTCTCTTCCGAAGGTTTCAAGGCGGCGTGGCAACCCGCGTGGGTGGGATACAACCCCCTGGCCAACTCGATGATCGCCACGGACGGGGCGGGGCATGCCCGCATGAGGACCCTGGTGAGCCGGGCCTTCAACGCCAGCGCCATCCAGCGGCTGGAGGCCCGCATCCGGAAGCTCGCCCACCGGCTCGCGGACGAGCTGGCACAGAAGGGCGAGGCGGACTTCGTCTCCCAGTTCGCCATGCCGCTGCCGACGTTCGTCATTGGCGAGCTGCTCGGACTGGACATCTCCCTCCACCATCGGTTCAAGGGCTGGTCGGATGACATCGCCAGCGTCACGCCCGAGCCCTTGAGCCCCGAGTATGCCCAGCGCACGCTGACCGCGATCTCGGACGCGACGCGCTACATCACCGAGGTCATCGAGGCGCGCCGCCACTCGCCCGCCGAGGATCTGGTCAGCGATCTGGTCCGCGCCGAGGTGGATGGACAGTCCTTGACGACCCGGGAGATCGTCGACTTCCTGATCCTCCTGCTCATCGCGGGCCTGGAGACCACGGTCCACCTCCTGGCCAACTCGCTGCTCTTCCTGGCGGAGCGTCCCGAGGAATCCGAGCGCTTGCGCGCGGACCCCACGCTCATCCCCAGGTTCATCGAGGAGATGTTGCGCTACGACTCTCCCGTCCAGTCCCTGGTGCGCATCGTCACCTCCGACGTGACCGTCGCGGGGGTGACGATTCCCAAGGGCGAGGTGGTGCTCGCCATCATCGCCTCGGCCAACCGGGACGAGCGCCAATACCCCGAGCCGGACCGCTTCGATCTCCACCGCGAGCAGTCCAGCATCTCCTTCGGGTATGGCGCCCACTACTGCATTGGCGCTCAGTTGGCCCGGATGGAGGCCCGCTGCGGCCTGGAGGCGCTGCTCTCCCGCTTCAGCCGCTTCCAGCGCACCTCCGCGGAGCTCACCTGGAGTCAGGCCATCACGGTCCGGGGGCCCCACGCCCTGCCGCTCCGGTTCACCCCCGCCTGA